From Salinicoccus roseus, one genomic window encodes:
- a CDS encoding M15 family metallopeptidase — protein sequence MKNFKSLAPLLFTLLAVPSFAFASFSTASADQWHENTYESSQPQGLHPIVAERAEILRQRAASIGIVIRFTDGFRSFEEQDALYAQGRTEPGYIVTNARGGQSYHNYGLAVDYALEVGHQVIWDIEYDGNGNGRSDWFEVAQMAKELGFTWGGDWESFRDYPHLQMDFGYSLHNLQTGNHYLY from the coding sequence ATGAAGAACTTCAAATCTCTAGCACCATTGCTTTTCACACTTCTTGCTGTACCGAGTTTTGCATTCGCAAGCTTCAGCACCGCATCCGCCGACCAGTGGCACGAGAATACATATGAAAGCAGCCAGCCTCAGGGGCTGCACCCCATCGTTGCCGAACGTGCTGAAATATTGAGGCAGAGGGCTGCTTCCATCGGCATCGTCATCAGATTTACAGATGGTTTCCGTTCATTCGAAGAACAGGATGCCCTCTATGCCCAAGGACGTACGGAGCCGGGATACATCGTCACTAATGCCCGTGGTGGACAATCCTATCACAATTACGGCCTCGCGGTCGACTATGCGCTTGAAGTGGGTCATCAGGTCATCTGGGATATCGAATATGACGGCAACGGCAATGGCAGATCCGACTGGTTCGAAGTAGCACAGATGGCCAAGGAGCTTGGCTTCACCTGGGGAGGGGACTGGGAAAGCTTCCGGGACTATCCGCACCTCCAGATGGATTTCGGCTATTCACTGCATAACCTTCAGACAGGCAACCACTACCTGTACTGA
- a CDS encoding VLRF1 family aeRF1-type release factor, giving the protein MAMTKDIKKINAKSDDIGILTMYLNTDASEGQQNGEWKIHLKNGMKELKDQVKESENPKEGKALKKLLDRMETRIQEQQLNMQKSYFLAASADGELWEEKILQVPVTTSFHWSTEAQTQQLEALDQKFPETGIIVIQQRNVAFIETALGEILDERHFSWDLDREDWVDYDKATPPVDRATGKDAFQRRFDENRQRWYKNLVPRLSKEIKERKLSGAYLVGSRESVAEIEPHMSASYLKGTITKNLGPMPSHEIVKEVYDTLI; this is encoded by the coding sequence ATGGCTATGACAAAAGACATAAAGAAGATCAACGCAAAATCGGATGACATCGGCATCCTCACCATGTATCTCAATACGGACGCCAGTGAAGGCCAGCAGAATGGGGAATGGAAGATCCATTTGAAAAATGGCATGAAGGAATTGAAGGACCAGGTCAAGGAAAGTGAAAATCCGAAAGAGGGGAAGGCACTGAAGAAGCTTCTGGACCGGATGGAAACGCGCATTCAGGAACAGCAGCTGAATATGCAGAAGAGCTATTTCCTTGCGGCATCGGCTGATGGCGAGTTATGGGAGGAAAAGATCCTTCAGGTGCCTGTAACCACCTCCTTCCATTGGAGCACTGAAGCCCAGACACAGCAGTTGGAAGCATTGGACCAGAAGTTTCCTGAAACAGGCATCATCGTCATCCAGCAGAGGAATGTCGCTTTTATAGAAACGGCACTCGGGGAGATTCTCGATGAAAGGCATTTCAGCTGGGACCTTGACCGGGAGGACTGGGTGGATTATGACAAGGCGACGCCGCCCGTCGACCGGGCAACCGGCAAGGACGCATTCCAGAGGCGGTTCGATGAGAACAGGCAGCGCTGGTACAAGAACCTTGTCCCGCGCCTGTCGAAAGAGATCAAGGAGCGCAAACTGAGCGGCGCCTATCTAGTCGGCAGCCGGGAATCGGTTGCGGAAATAGAACCGCATATGAGTGCGTCTTATCTCAAAGGTACGATTACGAAGAACCTCGGTCCGATGCCGAGCCATGAAATCGTGAAGGAAGTCTATGATACGCTGATATAG
- a CDS encoding MFS transporter, whose amino-acid sequence MSDTYKERLWTKDFVFTSVANLILMLSLYLLLVTMATYAMDTYDASVSMGGFVSSIFIIGALFGRLYGGKQIAVVGNKKMLLIGTVSVLVATSLYFLPLGLYPLMVLRFLHGLAMGLATTATSTIVSQIIPTSRSGEGIGYFSMSVVMATAIGPLIGVMLLTQFGFNSIFLFSLIMAALSLVLSLSLQPPEVKVEAGRKGFRITDYFEARALPISIAMFVLALAYSGILSFVTEYAAEIDLVEAGSFFFLIYGMSVLLSRPFTGRLMDQRGANIVVYPALISFATGMLMLSQSFAGWMFLAAAVLMGLGYGNFQSIAQALAIKLTPHHRMGLANSTYFIALDLGLGLGPLMLGYIVPVFGYRGMYMVLVAVILAGIAVYHFMHGRRDGEVAVGRNGA is encoded by the coding sequence ATGAGTGATACATATAAGGAAAGACTATGGACGAAGGATTTCGTATTCACGTCTGTCGCCAATCTGATACTCATGCTGTCGCTATACCTGCTGCTCGTCACGATGGCGACATATGCCATGGACACATACGATGCTTCGGTCAGCATGGGCGGATTCGTCTCCAGCATCTTCATCATCGGGGCCCTGTTCGGCCGTCTCTATGGTGGAAAGCAGATTGCTGTGGTCGGCAACAAGAAGATGCTGCTGATCGGCACGGTGTCCGTGCTGGTGGCGACGTCACTATACTTTCTGCCGCTCGGCCTCTATCCGCTGATGGTGCTCAGATTTCTGCATGGTTTGGCAATGGGCCTTGCGACGACGGCGACGAGCACCATCGTCTCACAGATCATTCCGACTTCAAGGAGCGGGGAGGGCATCGGATACTTCAGCATGAGTGTGGTCATGGCTACAGCCATCGGGCCTTTGATCGGTGTGATGCTTCTGACTCAGTTTGGGTTCAACAGCATCTTCCTCTTCTCCCTCATCATGGCAGCCCTAAGCCTTGTGCTCAGCCTTTCGCTGCAGCCTCCTGAGGTCAAAGTTGAGGCGGGCAGGAAGGGGTTCAGGATTACGGACTACTTTGAAGCGCGTGCACTCCCGATTTCGATCGCAATGTTCGTCCTGGCCCTTGCATATTCAGGCATCCTGTCATTCGTGACCGAATATGCAGCTGAAATCGACCTGGTCGAAGCAGGCAGCTTCTTCTTCCTCATCTATGGCATGTCGGTGCTGCTGTCGCGCCCGTTCACAGGTCGTCTGATGGATCAGAGGGGCGCCAATATCGTGGTCTATCCTGCCCTCATTTCATTCGCAACAGGAATGCTGATGCTCAGCCAGTCTTTCGCAGGGTGGATGTTTCTTGCGGCAGCAGTACTGATGGGCCTTGGGTATGGGAATTTCCAGTCCATCGCCCAGGCGCTCGCGATCAAGCTGACTCCGCATCACCGGATGGGGCTTGCCAATTCGACCTATTTCATCGCTCTCGACCTTGGTCTCGGACTTGGACCATTGATGCTTGGATATATCGTTCCCGTCTTCGGCTATCGTGGGATGTATATGGTGCTTGTTGCGGTGATCCTGGCCGGCATTGCGGTCTATCACTTCATGCATGGCAGAAGGGACGGGGAGGTTGCAGTGGGCCGCAACGGAGCTTGA